Proteins from a genomic interval of Methanococcoides sp. AM1:
- a CDS encoding ion transporter, which yields MVYRLCKEGENRPDTDGWRLKLYKLIFESYSPYGKYFDVALIAAIVLSVVVVMLDSVHSISSVHHEKLYMAELIFTALFTIEYFLRIISVKSKVRYATSFFGIIDLLAIIPTYFSMLLPGSQYLLIIRVLRLLRIFRVLKLVQYLSEAEILVQALKDSSKKITVFTFTVLNLVIILGSLMYVIEGEQNGFTSIPRSIFWAITTLTTVGYGDLVPVTPLGQVLASVVMLLGYSIIAVPTGIITHSIINRSMEAMPIEIGEETKDIALNIVCHNCGLQGHDTDAYYCKYCGAKL from the coding sequence ATGGTATACAGATTGTGCAAAGAGGGGGAAAACAGACCAGATACTGACGGCTGGCGTTTGAAGCTCTACAAACTGATCTTTGAATCCTATTCTCCTTATGGAAAATATTTTGATGTTGCCTTGATTGCAGCAATAGTTCTGAGTGTTGTCGTGGTAATGCTCGACAGTGTCCACTCGATCAGCAGTGTTCACCATGAAAAGCTCTACATGGCAGAACTAATATTCACCGCCCTTTTTACCATTGAGTATTTCCTGAGGATCATTAGTGTCAAAAGCAAAGTGCGTTATGCAACCAGTTTTTTTGGGATAATCGATCTTCTTGCCATAATTCCAACTTATTTTAGCATGCTCCTGCCAGGAAGCCAGTATCTGCTAATAATAAGAGTATTGCGATTGCTAAGGATATTCAGGGTGCTCAAACTCGTCCAGTACCTCTCAGAGGCCGAAATACTGGTACAGGCTCTTAAAGACAGCAGTAAAAAGATAACTGTTTTCACATTTACTGTCCTGAACCTTGTAATAATATTAGGTTCTCTTATGTATGTCATTGAAGGAGAACAAAACGGATTTACAAGTATCCCACGAAGTATCTTCTGGGCTATAACAACACTGACAACTGTGGGATACGGAGACCTCGTACCTGTTACTCCGCTTGGCCAGGTACTGGCATCCGTTGTAATGTTACTCGGTTACTCCATAATAGCGGTTCCCACAGGCATCATTACCCATTCGATAATTAACAGGAGTATGGAAGCCATGCCTATAGAAATAGGCGAAGAAACAAAGGACATTGCATTGAACATCGTGTGCCACAACTGTGGGTTGCAGGGTCACGATACTGATGCTTACTATTGTAAATACTGTGGAGCAAAGCTTTGA